TGGTTTGATTTCTGTAATAATCAACTACTTTTTGCAAATTGTCATGTAAAGAAATATCGTTATAAAAACTACGCATATACAAGTACTGAATGGTGAAATATCCTAAATTATTTTTTGATAAATAATCTGAATATGCTTTATCGCCTTTCTTTTTTGTTTTGGCTTCTTGTTTTATTTTATCAGCTCTTTCAAGTAGTTTTTCATATTGTTCTAGCAATTCTCCATCTAAAAATTTCACAGATTTCTCAATCATTTTTTGAGTTGATTTATCAAAATTAGAAACACCTAATTTTTGCAAATGACCAAAACCTGTTGCAATATGTTGAGTGATAAAAGTACTTTCATATCTACCTCCTTTAAACCAAGGAAATCCACCAGAATTCATCTGAATATCTTTTAGTTTATTGATGGCTCTTTCTTGCTCATTTTTCATTTTATTCAAATCGAACAATAATGCAATTCGTTTCTTTTGCTCGGTTTCTGATTGAGCATCTCTTAACCAAGGAGTTTCCTGAATAATTAACGATTTCAATTCTTGATTCTTCTCTAAATTAGATAATAAAGCATCAGATGATTTCCATGCATTAAAAACTTCTTGAATTCTAGGATTTGAATTTGCGACAAAACTAGCCAATGTATTTGCATAATATCTAGAGAATGTTTGTTCTGCACATTCATAAGGATATTCCATTAAATATGGCAAAGATTGAATGGCATACCAAACTGGGTTGGATGTCATTTCTAACGTTAACTTATGGTTTTTTAAAGTTGATGAAGTTGTGTTTTTCAACTTATCTAACGTAAAAGTTTTAGTTTGATTAGAGCGAATCCACATTGGTAATGTTTCTGTAACCAACATTCTGTTTGATAAAACTGGCAAAACGTTTTGTTCTCCATCTGAAAAATCGCCTGCTTTTGCCACAATTTTATATTGAACAGCTTGTACTGTTTCTGGAATTGATAATTGCCAAGAAACGTTTGTGTTTCCGTCTTTATCAACTGAGAAGCCCACTCTGTCAGTTCCTGACATCTCTCTCAAAGGGAGAGAGCCACTCTTACATAATAACTCTTGTGTTATTTCTTTTCCAGAAATAGCATCCGTTAAAATTAGTTTTGCAGCTCCATTTAGACTATTATTTGTTAAGTTGGTGATTTTTGCACTCAAGGTAATTTTATCACCTTCACGTAAAAAACGAGGTGCATTTGGTACAACCATTAACTCTTTTTGAGTAACCGTTGTTAATGTTTTTGTTGCCGATTTTAATTCCTTTGTATGTGCTAATAATTGCAGTTTCCAACGAGTTAAAGCTTCTGGCATTGTAAAAGAAAAACTTACTTGTCCGTTTTTGTCTGTTCGTAATTGAGGAAAAAAGAAGGCAGTTTCTTTAAAGTTTTTACGTGCTTTTACTTTTGATAATTGGTTGTCTAATTTTTCTTGACCGGCTTTTGTACTGATAATAATAACACCATTTACACCTCTTGAGCCATATAAAGAAGTAGCAGCTGTATCTTTTAAAACAGACATTTCTGCAATGTCATTTTGATTGATGTTAAATGTATCCATAATAACGCCATCAACTATATATAATGGATTATTTTCTCCAGAAATACTTGAAGCTCCTCTTATTCTAATTTCTTTCCCAATTCCATCAGCATTCATAACTTCAATACCAGCAACTCTTCCTGTTAAAGCTTTTGCGCTAATTTTACTTATAGAGCCTGTTAAACTTTTCTTCTTTTGAGATCCATAACCAACTACAACAATTTCATCTAAATGTTCAGAACTTTCTTCTAAAGCAACATTAAGTATAGAAAAATCTTTTACTTTAATTTCTAAAGGAACAAATCCTAAATAACTAAAAACTAAAACATCTCCTTTTTTAGATTCAATAGTATATTGTCCGTCAAAATCTGTTGTTTTTCCTTTTGTAGTATTTTTAATAGCAACGTTTACTCCTGGTAAAGGTTCATTATATTCGTCTGTTACAACACCATTAATAGTACCATTAAACGCTCCTGATTTTTTGATTTTCACTTTTACCTTTCTAGCTTCAAGTTTCTTGTAAACATTCTTTAAATAATTATTATTCTGCCATCTATTGTTGTTTATACTAAACCCAAACCAATTATATTTATCATAAGAAATAGAAGAAAAACCATTATATCTTCTCTGAATATTTCTAATATTAAAATTAGAATTCCCAAAACTATGATTAGCATTGCTAATAGTATAAGAATTATAAGATGGTTTTGGTATTGTAGGATTAAAACTCCAATTATGAGATTTAAATTCATCTAAAGAAGCATCATACATAGAAGCTAAAACTTCTGCAGCAACCCCATGATTTTTATCATTTTTCAGTGTAAAACTCCAAGTTTCATCTTGTCCTGGTTGTAATTTATCTCTAAAAATATTAGTTTCAATCTCAATAGCTTCTTGTTTGTCAGGAACATTAATAATTAGACTTCCACTTTTAAAATAGTTATAATTTACAAAGTGATATTTAATTGCAAAACCACCAATATCTTCTTTTTTAATAGGGATTTTTATGGTTTTTGTTGAATTATTTATTTTTACTAAACAAGTTTCTATAATTTTATGATTCTTTTCAATTTGTATCGTTACAGTACTATTTTTTGAAGCTGAACCAATATTTAATTCTAGAACATCACCAACTTGATAAAAAGTTTTATCAGTATTAATTATAAATAATTTGTTGTCAGAAACCTGTTTTTCTTTTGATGAAAATAGTGAGAATCTTTTTTCATCTTTTACTTCTTGATTAAATTTATCTTTACTTTCTAATACTACAATGTATTTTCCTGAAATCCAGTTTTTAAGATTGTTAAGTTGAATTTCTTTTGATGTTTTTGTATCAAAATTTTTACTAAAAACCATTTCTCCTTTTTTCCAGTTTTTCTCATCATTTTCATCATTTGTAAAAGGATCATTTGGAAATAATGTTCTAAATGTATTTTCTGAAATATCTTGATAATCAGGAGCAGACCAAGGTCTTTTTCTTAACGGATTTTTAGGTGCTTTTAATTTATATATTTTAATAGTTCCTTTTGCAGCAATAAATTGGCCGTTTAAGTTTTTTGTATCAACTTTTAAACTTGTTTCATTTTGGTTTTTATCAATTTTGTCATCCAAAGAAATAGTTGCTAACAAAGAATGATATCCAACTTTTACAGTTGTTGTTGCACTTCTTGTTTCTCCATTTATATCAGTAACATCTGCTGTAATTTCGTACGTAAAAACGGGTAGATTTTCTTTAGAAACACTTTTGTCAGGAATTGCTTTAAATATGATTTCAAATTCTCCTTTACTATTTGTGATAGATTCACCTTGGGTAATTTCTTGAGAACTAGAATTCGAATTTGGTCTTCTCCAATAATACCAACTTGGGTATTGTACTTTTCTATGCACACGATACACAACTTTAGCATCTGTAATATTTGCGCCAGAAAAAGCTTTTGCAAAACCATTTATAGCAATTGAATCGTTTATTTTATAACTTTCTGTAACCGGTTTAAATTCAGTTTCAAATTTTGGTCTTTTGTATTCTTCAACAGAAAACCTTACTTCATTATTATAGTCAAAATCAAAGTATTCATTATCATAAAATTTACTGTCGTTTTCATAACTTTCATCAATTTCAATTGAAAACTCACCAGTTAATCCATTGTTAGGTAAAATAAATTCACCTGAAACAGATCCGAATTCATTCAGTTTTAATTCAATTATTTTTATTACCTGATTGTTTACATCATATAAAGTCGCTTCTACATATTCATTTTTAAAAACTTCAGATTTTTCACCTTGTTTTTTAATAACAATAGCTTTAAAATATACAGTTTGTCCTGGTCTATAAATACTTCTATCTGTAAAAATAAAAGGTTTTATTATAATTTCTTCATCTTCATTATTCTTGTAGTTATTTCTATCATTTTCATATAAATAATGATTTCCAAAAGTGGCAATGTCATCTTTCGTTTTTACGGATATTTCTACATTGTCATAATAATTAGTGCTTTTAAAAGATGCAAATCCGTTTTTGTTTGTCTTTAACCTTTTATTGATGTAATTATCTTCGTTGTTACTCTTGTTTTTTAAATGAATTTGAGCATTTTTAATAGGTTTTCCATTATTTCTGTCTACTATTTGATAGTTGTATTTGTTATCAAAATTATTCTCAATCAATGTTAAATTAGTTACTTGCATTGAAGCTGTTCCAAATACTTCGTCTTTGTTTAAATTTTGAGTTTCAGACGTAACAATTAAAAAAAAT
The window above is part of the Polaribacter sp. SA4-12 genome. Proteins encoded here:
- a CDS encoding alpha-2-macroglobulin family protein, which translates into the protein MKKATTTLLLILLFSSFLNAQKNYDNLWLEVEKFEVDNLPKSALNSVDKIYTKAEKENNSSQLIKSLFYKSKFSLTLEEDAQLKVINSFKKHISESELPTKNVLENVLANLYWQYYTQNRSKFYNRTQTNNKVDALDFRTWDLNTLFEETHTHFNASLENAEQLQKINIHDFADILSIKKDSKKYRPTLYDFLANNALEFYNSSETSITRPSYKFTLDNVAYLSDFKSFSKLQIVSKDSLSLQFNALKIYQKLVQFHSKENSLNALADIDIHRLNFVKQQATFNDKQDVFLSTLEVSKDRFNKKDISGLYAFEIAKIHRSKSENKLAISICNKIIKQFPKSLATKNCTILKNQILAKSLSITVEKNIPINTNTRMLVNYKNIDKLYFTAYKITNDQLYKFNRLYKSEEKIKLINSLKKVNNWNSKLKNENDYLQHSTEIIIPKFDNGFFLIVTSETQNLNKDEVFGTASMQVTNLTLIENNFDNKYNYQIVDRNNGKPIKNAQIHLKNKSNNEDNYINKRLKTNKNGFASFKSTNYYDNVEISVKTKDDIATFGNHYLYENDRNNYKNNEDEEIIIKPFIFTDRSIYRPGQTVYFKAIVIKKQGEKSEVFKNEYVEATLYDVNNQVIKIIELKLNEFGSVSGEFILPNNGLTGEFSIEIDESYENDSKFYDNEYFDFDYNNEVRFSVEEYKRPKFETEFKPVTESYKINDSIAINGFAKAFSGANITDAKVVYRVHRKVQYPSWYYWRRPNSNSSSQEITQGESITNSKGEFEIIFKAIPDKSVSKENLPVFTYEITADVTDINGETRSATTTVKVGYHSLLATISLDDKIDKNQNETSLKVDTKNLNGQFIAAKGTIKIYKLKAPKNPLRKRPWSAPDYQDISENTFRTLFPNDPFTNDENDEKNWKKGEMVFSKNFDTKTSKEIQLNNLKNWISGKYIVVLESKDKFNQEVKDEKRFSLFSSKEKQVSDNKLFIINTDKTFYQVGDVLELNIGSASKNSTVTIQIEKNHKIIETCLVKINNSTKTIKIPIKKEDIGGFAIKYHFVNYNYFKSGSLIINVPDKQEAIEIETNIFRDKLQPGQDETWSFTLKNDKNHGVAAEVLASMYDASLDEFKSHNWSFNPTIPKPSYNSYTISNANHSFGNSNFNIRNIQRRYNGFSSISYDKYNWFGFSINNNRWQNNNYLKNVYKKLEARKVKVKIKKSGAFNGTINGVVTDEYNEPLPGVNVAIKNTTKGKTTDFDGQYTIESKKGDVLVFSYLGFVPLEIKVKDFSILNVALEESSEHLDEIVVVGYGSQKKKSLTGSISKISAKALTGRVAGIEVMNADGIGKEIRIRGASSISGENNPLYIVDGVIMDTFNINQNDIAEMSVLKDTAATSLYGSRGVNGVIIISTKAGQEKLDNQLSKVKARKNFKETAFFFPQLRTDKNGQVSFSFTMPEALTRWKLQLLAHTKELKSATKTLTTVTQKELMVVPNAPRFLREGDKITLSAKITNLTNNSLNGAAKLILTDAISGKEITQELLCKSGSLPLREMSGTDRVGFSVDKDGNTNVSWQLSIPETVQAVQYKIVAKAGDFSDGEQNVLPVLSNRMLVTETLPMWIRSNQTKTFTLDKLKNTTSSTLKNHKLTLEMTSNPVWYAIQSLPYLMEYPYECAEQTFSRYYANTLASFVANSNPRIQEVFNAWKSSDALLSNLEKNQELKSLIIQETPWLRDAQSETEQKKRIALLFDLNKMKNEQERAINKLKDIQMNSGGFPWFKGGRYESTFITQHIATGFGHLQKLGVSNFDKSTQKMIEKSVKFLDGELLEQYEKLLERADKIKQEAKTKKKGDKAYSDYLSKNNLGYFTIQYLYMRSFYNDISLHDNLQKVVDYYRNQTINYWNDYNLYAKGQIALSLFRSDKKSIANKILKSLKENSITSDELGMYWKTNTAGYYYYQAPIETQALMIEVFSEIGVISTEPESATKNLNDIDNLKVWLLKNKQTNKWKTTKATTEAVYALLLNGSDFVSITEMVDIKVGDKNINPSKIDDVKIEAGTGYFKTSWNGDEIKKEMGEVTITKKGNGIAWGGLYWQYFEDLDKITSAETPLKLNKKLFLKVNSDLGKELKEITDKTQLKVGDLITVRIELRSDRNMEFIHMKDMRASGVEPVNVMSKYKWQDNLGYYESTKDAATNFFFDRLPKGVYVFEYDVRVNNAGNFSNGITTIQSMYAPEFSSHSEGVRINILEK